A genomic segment from Gammaproteobacteria bacterium encodes:
- the mdh gene encoding malate dehydrogenase produces the protein MSARKITVVGAGHVGESCAQRLAEKELAEEVVLIDIIDGIPQGKALDQWESAPIEGFDTRVVGANDYEPAAGSDIFIVTAGIARKPGMSRDDLLNTNARIVSSVSSEIARVAPDSIIMMVSNPLDVMAYVALDTTGFPRERVIGMAGVLDTARYRSFVALELDVSVEDIQALVLGGHGDTMVPLVNYTSVSGIPLTELLPRDRIDALIERTRNGGAEIVGYLKTGSAYYAPSAAAVQMAEAIVKNKRRILPCAAYLQGEYGHEGIFLGVPCKLGRGGLVEVVELTLSDEEQAMLDGSAEHVRSTMGALS, from the coding sequence ATGAGCGCACGAAAGATCACCGTGGTTGGCGCGGGCCATGTGGGCGAGAGCTGCGCCCAGCGGCTGGCGGAGAAGGAGCTGGCGGAGGAAGTCGTCCTCATCGACATCATCGACGGCATTCCCCAGGGGAAGGCGCTGGACCAGTGGGAGAGCGCGCCCATCGAGGGGTTCGACACCCGCGTCGTGGGGGCGAACGACTACGAGCCCGCCGCCGGGTCCGACATCTTCATCGTCACCGCCGGCATCGCGCGTAAGCCGGGCATGTCGCGCGACGATCTGCTGAACACCAACGCGCGCATCGTGAGTTCGGTGTCGTCGGAGATCGCGCGGGTGGCGCCCGACTCAATCATCATGATGGTCTCGAACCCGCTCGACGTGATGGCGTACGTGGCGCTCGACACCACGGGATTCCCGCGCGAGCGCGTGATCGGGATGGCCGGGGTCCTGGACACGGCCCGCTACCGCTCCTTCGTGGCGCTCGAGCTGGACGTGAGCGTCGAGGACATCCAGGCGCTGGTGCTGGGCGGGCACGGCGACACCATGGTGCCGCTGGTCAACTACACCTCGGTGAGCGGCATCCCGCTGACGGAGCTGCTGCCGCGCGACCGCATCGACGCGCTCATCGAGCGCACCCGCAACGGGGGCGCGGAGATCGTCGGGTACCTGAAGACGGGGAGCGCCTACTACGCGCCCTCGGCGGCCGCCGTGCAGATGGCCGAGGCGATCGTGAAGAACAAGCGGCGCATCCTGCCGTGCGCGGCGTACCTGCAAGGCGAGTACGGGCACGAGGGCATTTTCCTCGGGGTGCCGTGCAAGCTGGGACGGGGCGGGCTGGTGGAGGTGGTCGAACTGACGCTCTCCGACGAGGAGCAGGCGATGCTCGACGGCAGCGCCGAGCATGTGCGCTCGACGATGGGGGCGCTCAGCTAG
- a CDS encoding DUF6503 family protein, which yields MRVTSSLLTLLVALALAGGAELSAQAGSGPDYADPEAMALVDAWIESVGGMETYSGFHSARYTFTTEFYDPETGRMRRARPRYVTIARTDMGELARIDRWEGNDYIEQGWDGIADWALRNGEPLEPGDRDRDEVRYVSGDVNYWMALPFKLRDPGVNLAYQGRDAQDRHDVMVTFGEGVGSDVWHYYFEDGRTWPVEVTYQTGGTGGVDHNRWTDLRTDEGYPYVGARVHVRQGRVWKILRMSEVEINPDDLDMAVFSRP from the coding sequence ATGCGTGTGACTTCAAGCCTGCTGACGCTGCTCGTGGCGCTCGCCCTCGCCGGGGGCGCCGAACTTTCCGCCCAGGCCGGCTCCGGCCCCGACTACGCGGATCCGGAGGCGATGGCGCTCGTGGACGCCTGGATCGAATCGGTGGGCGGCATGGAGACCTACTCCGGGTTCCACAGCGCCCGCTACACCTTCACCACCGAGTTCTACGACCCGGAGACCGGCCGCATGCGCCGCGCCCGCCCGCGCTACGTCACAATCGCGCGCACCGACATGGGCGAGCTAGCGCGCATCGACCGCTGGGAGGGCAACGACTACATCGAGCAGGGCTGGGACGGGATCGCCGACTGGGCCCTCCGCAACGGCGAGCCGCTCGAACCCGGCGACCGCGACCGCGACGAGGTGCGCTACGTCTCCGGCGACGTCAACTACTGGATGGCGCTCCCCTTCAAGCTGCGCGACCCGGGCGTGAACCTCGCCTACCAGGGGCGCGATGCCCAGGACCGCCACGACGTCATGGTCACCTTCGGCGAGGGGGTCGGGAGCGATGTCTGGCACTACTACTTCGAGGATGGGCGCACCTGGCCGGTCGAGGTGACCTACCAGACCGGGGGAACCGGCGGCGTCGACCACAACCGCTGGACGGACCTGCGCACCGACGAGGGCTACCCCTATGTCGGCGCCCGCGTACACGTCAGGCAGGGCCGCGTGTGGAAGATCCTGCGCATGAGCGAAGTCGAGATCAACCCGGACGACCTCGACATGGCGGTGTTCTCGCGCCCGTAG
- the dcd gene encoding dCTP deaminase, producing the protein MPIRSDHWIQKMAEEHGMIEPFEAGQVRDGCISYGLSSYGYDIRVAADFKVFTNVHNVIVDPKRFDDRSFVDIPEDACIIPPNSFALGRTVEYFRIPRDTLVVCVGKSTYARCGIIVNVTPLEPTWCGHLTLEISNTTPLPAKIYANEGIAQLLFLQGDREPRIAYADRKGKYQDQKGVTLPKL; encoded by the coding sequence ATGCCCATCCGAAGCGACCACTGGATTCAGAAGATGGCGGAGGAGCACGGGATGATCGAGCCGTTCGAGGCCGGACAGGTGCGTGATGGATGCATCTCGTACGGCCTGTCGTCCTACGGCTACGACATCCGCGTCGCCGCCGACTTCAAGGTGTTCACCAACGTCCACAACGTGATCGTCGATCCCAAGCGCTTCGACGACCGCTCCTTCGTGGACATCCCCGAAGATGCGTGCATCATCCCGCCCAACTCCTTCGCCCTGGGGCGCACCGTCGAGTACTTCCGCATCCCGCGGGACACGCTGGTGGTGTGCGTGGGCAAGTCGACGTACGCGCGCTGCGGGATCATCGTCAACGTGACCCCGCTCGAGCCCACCTGGTGCGGCCACCTCACGCTCGAGATCTCGAACACGACGCCGCTGCCCGCGAAGATCTACGCGAATGAGGGCATCGCCCAACTGCTATTCCTGCAGGGAGACCGGGAGCCGCGCATCGCGTACGCGGACCGGAAGGGCAAGTACCAGGACCAGAAAGGGGTTACGCTGCCGAAGCTGTAG